In a genomic window of Thiosocius teredinicola:
- a CDS encoding DsrE family protein, with the protein MLKITLMAAGLMLTMIGSVQAQEAFDPGVPAPKVAGDYYDGAEKTVFHVSETRDEKGYLGILGNVNNYVKALQATGKKTDAVIVMNGDGLGMLQMAKEIELEAEAKLPGRITAMKESGVKFLVCYNTLVGRKIAFEDLYDAHEGDIIPSGVAEVGRLQAMGYRLLKP; encoded by the coding sequence ATGCTGAAAATAACACTAATGGCGGCCGGACTTATGTTGACCATGATCGGTTCTGTGCAGGCACAAGAGGCTTTCGACCCGGGCGTCCCGGCGCCGAAGGTTGCCGGTGACTACTACGATGGCGCCGAGAAAACGGTGTTCCACGTCAGCGAAACCCGCGACGAGAAAGGCTACTTGGGCATTCTCGGCAACGTCAACAATTACGTGAAGGCCTTGCAGGCCACCGGCAAGAAGACAGACGCGGTCATCGTGATGAATGGCGATGGTCTCGGCATGTTGCAAATGGCAAAAGAGATCGAGCTCGAGGCAGAGGCGAAACTGCCCGGACGCATCACCGCGATGAAAGAAAGCGGGGTCAAGTTTCTGGTCTGCTACAACACGCTGGTCGGCCGCAAGATCGCTTTCGAGGATCTCTACGACGCGCATGAGGGAGACATCATCCCGTCCGGCGTCGCCGAGGTGGGACGACTACAGGCGATGGGCTATCGCCTGCTCAAACCTTGA
- a CDS encoding P-loop NTPase family protein, with product MSHIHLVGGEKGGVGKSTVARLLAQVFIDRNQPFVALDGDQSHGDLLRFYTDYTKPLNLRDNASADGILLSAMDADQVVLVDLPAQSASALQSWVQDSGVLELADELDIPVTIWHVTDGSRNSVDLLQRVIDDFADHRGVSFVVVRNHGRGSNFDAFFDRSQAKTQAEARGARVIDLAKLDDNVMTNIDWKNLSFWAAANRVEGDCLSVLDRQRAKAWYGRWQQQLNQVADLIPQAVPGNEASADVIQLHAAT from the coding sequence ATGAGCCATATTCATCTCGTCGGCGGTGAGAAGGGCGGTGTCGGCAAGTCCACCGTGGCGCGTCTGCTTGCGCAGGTATTCATCGATCGCAACCAGCCATTCGTGGCATTGGATGGTGATCAATCGCATGGCGACCTGTTGCGTTTCTATACCGACTACACCAAGCCGCTGAACCTGCGCGACAACGCCAGTGCTGATGGCATTCTGCTGTCCGCGATGGACGCCGATCAGGTGGTACTGGTCGATCTGCCGGCTCAGAGCGCCAGCGCGCTGCAGAGCTGGGTACAGGATAGCGGTGTACTCGAACTGGCCGATGAACTGGATATCCCGGTTACCATCTGGCACGTGACCGACGGCAGCCGCAATTCCGTCGATCTGCTGCAGCGCGTGATCGACGATTTCGCCGATCATCGTGGCGTATCGTTTGTCGTTGTTCGCAACCACGGTCGCGGCAGCAACTTCGACGCCTTCTTCGATCGTTCGCAAGCCAAGACCCAGGCCGAGGCACGCGGCGCGCGCGTCATCGATCTGGCGAAGCTCGATGACAACGTCATGACCAATATCGACTGGAAGAATCTGAGCTTCTGGGCGGCGGCGAATCGCGTCGAAGGCGATTGCCTGTCGGTGTTGGATCGTCAACGCGCCAAAGCCTGGTATGGTCGCTGGCAGCAACAGCTGAATCAGGTTGCCGATCTGATCCCCCAGGCTGTGCCGGGTAACGAAGCTTCAGCCGACGTTATCCAGTTGCACGCGGCAACCTGA
- a CDS encoding NUDIX hydrolase, protein MHRSTLIGLLLHYRTPFNTEAGYVARALRFIEQHPDCFDRELVAGHITGSVWVVNPARDRVLLLHHGKHFQWFQPGGHADNDHDILRVALRETQEETGLPAEHIHLVSSALFDVDVHTIPHSERGPQHRHYDMRFLVEIDDRLDIPGSHESNAVAWVDLPDVPRYNNNLSTLRMLEKTRRLPKPQTLMPQRRVG, encoded by the coding sequence ATGCATCGGTCCACCTTGATCGGCTTGCTTCTGCACTACCGCACACCGTTCAATACGGAGGCCGGCTATGTTGCCCGCGCGCTACGCTTCATCGAGCAACATCCCGATTGCTTCGATCGCGAGTTGGTGGCGGGGCACATCACGGGTTCTGTGTGGGTTGTCAACCCGGCGCGCGACCGGGTGCTGTTGCTGCATCACGGCAAACACTTTCAGTGGTTTCAACCGGGCGGGCATGCCGACAACGACCATGACATTCTGCGCGTCGCACTGCGTGAGACCCAGGAAGAGACGGGCCTGCCGGCGGAACATATCCATCTGGTAAGCAGCGCGTTGTTCGATGTTGACGTGCACACCATTCCACATAGCGAACGTGGGCCACAACACAGACACTACGATATGCGGTTTCTGGTGGAGATCGACGATCGCCTCGATATCCCCGGCAGCCACGAATCGAACGCCGTCGCCTGGGTCGATCTGCCCGACGTGCCGCGCTACAACAACAACCTCTCCACGTTGCGCATGTTGGAGAAGACACGGCGTTTGCCGAAGCCGCAAACGCTGATGCCTCAGCGCAGGGTCGGTTAG
- a CDS encoding BMC domain-containing protein: MQANIGNISLRTYVYIDSLQPQLAEYMATVSQGFLPVPGDACLWVEVSPGMAVHRLTDIALKSTRVHLAQQVVERAYGSMVIHQRDQSDVVEAGRILLNRMGARQEHREPCRIAWQEIIRGMTPDHTVLINRQDRRGSMILPGQSMFILETEPAGYIVYAANQAEKAANITLIDVRAVGAYGRLTLAGSEGDVDEAAAAAIAAIQNPAGT, translated from the coding sequence ATGCAGGCAAACATCGGCAATATCTCGCTGCGCACCTATGTGTACATCGACTCGCTGCAGCCACAGCTCGCCGAGTACATGGCGACCGTATCGCAGGGCTTTCTGCCTGTGCCCGGGGATGCGTGCCTCTGGGTTGAGGTGTCGCCCGGTATGGCGGTACACCGCCTGACCGACATTGCATTGAAGTCGACCCGCGTGCACCTGGCGCAGCAGGTCGTGGAACGTGCCTACGGTTCAATGGTTATCCACCAGCGCGACCAAAGCGATGTTGTCGAAGCAGGGCGCATCCTGCTTAACCGCATGGGTGCGCGCCAGGAACACAGGGAGCCGTGTCGCATCGCCTGGCAGGAAATCATTCGCGGCATGACGCCGGATCATACGGTGCTGATCAACCGCCAGGATCGACGAGGCTCAATGATTCTGCCGGGGCAGAGTATGTTTATCCTCGAAACCGAACCGGCCGGCTATATCGTGTATGCCGCCAACCAGGCTGAAAAGGCCGCCAATATCACGTTGATCGATGTACGCGCCGTCGGGGCCTATGGTCGATTGACGCTGGCCGGCAGCGAGGGCGATGTCGACGAAGCGGCAGCAGCGGCCATCGCTGCGATACAGAACCCGGCGGGGACCTGA
- a CDS encoding ribulose bisphosphate carboxylase small subunit — protein sequence MTSSASAAEHDVSNRDRVLSQIGHCLRKGCVICIEHTEQLAPRYTKWEVWGTPRCYGGDPHRLFSDLNRCCEEHADHHVRLQIEDYSFHSRFSFVVHQP from the coding sequence ATGACATCGTCAGCGAGTGCCGCCGAACACGATGTAAGCAATCGCGATCGCGTGCTGTCGCAGATCGGCCATTGCCTGCGCAAGGGCTGTGTGATCTGTATCGAGCACACCGAACAGCTTGCACCACGCTATACCAAGTGGGAAGTCTGGGGAACGCCACGCTGTTACGGCGGAGACCCGCACCGCCTGTTCAGCGATCTCAACCGTTGCTGCGAGGAACACGCGGACCATCACGTGCGGCTGCAGATCGAAGATTATTCGTTCCACAGTCGTTTCTCGTTCGTGGTGCATCAACCCTAG
- a CDS encoding NADH-quinone oxidoreductase subunit 5 family protein, translating into MNQPMLYLILLPLLAAAGGWLFSSVSRQAGVRISIAGTIATFFVALWALWMALSGAPPTTVAIGSAWGTLTFDPLSSLMAVVISGISLIVHVYSRRYMAGERGYTRFFVLLDLMTAALLLMVSAGDLITLLVAWHLIGVLLYFLLGQEMSNHTSHRYAGWTFLTYRFGDLPLVLAAVLLYQAFDTWSLPAIFAALGEAPDARTVFDLPLAETVGALIALSAFARSAQFLLHTWLPYTMSGPTPVSALMHAGIVNAGGFLINRFAPLFVHTDGVLHWIFIVGLVTAIVGSVLMLAQNDIKKALGYSTMGQMGFMVMECGVGAFSLAVYHLIAHGLFKGTLFLGAGGVIHQARKNDGVPKDDLYTFVVERRPAKQRRPWLLMAAVTLIVPVVILIVAHWLVANDFFQKQGAIVLLFFGWVTGAQLIFAAYRMRTENTRRLLGLILFSFTIVVVGYTLIAHAFDVFLYPDEVFRAQIYASAGIDIFWFDVLVILVTLVVVFGWLITYYAQNNGGRRGLQASAVWRRFYTLVACEFFVAAIYRRLSDALLGAATRLNAMLRWS; encoded by the coding sequence ATGAACCAGCCGATGCTCTACCTGATTCTTCTGCCGCTACTGGCCGCCGCCGGCGGATGGCTGTTCTCCTCGGTCTCGCGTCAGGCCGGTGTACGCATAAGCATTGCCGGCACCATCGCTACTTTTTTTGTTGCGCTATGGGCGCTCTGGATGGCACTGAGCGGCGCACCGCCCACCACGGTCGCCATCGGATCAGCCTGGGGAACTTTGACATTCGACCCGCTGAGTTCGCTCATGGCGGTTGTCATATCCGGCATCAGCCTGATCGTGCACGTCTATTCACGGCGCTACATGGCGGGCGAGCGGGGCTACACCCGCTTCTTCGTGCTGCTCGACTTGATGACGGCTGCGCTACTGTTGATGGTCAGCGCCGGCGACCTGATCACGCTGCTGGTGGCGTGGCACCTGATCGGTGTGCTGCTGTACTTCCTGCTTGGCCAGGAAATGAGCAATCACACGTCGCACCGCTACGCCGGGTGGACCTTTCTAACCTACCGCTTCGGCGACCTACCGTTGGTGTTGGCGGCAGTGTTGCTCTACCAGGCTTTCGACACTTGGTCGTTGCCGGCTATCTTCGCCGCACTCGGCGAAGCACCCGATGCGCGTACCGTCTTCGATCTGCCGTTGGCCGAGACCGTTGGTGCGCTGATCGCGTTATCGGCATTTGCCCGCTCGGCACAATTCCTGTTGCACACCTGGCTGCCCTACACCATGAGCGGGCCGACCCCCGTATCCGCACTGATGCACGCCGGCATCGTCAACGCCGGTGGCTTTTTGATCAACCGCTTCGCGCCCTTGTTTGTACATACCGATGGTGTATTGCATTGGATATTCATCGTCGGCCTGGTGACGGCCATCGTCGGTTCGGTATTGATGCTGGCGCAAAACGATATCAAGAAGGCGCTCGGCTACTCGACCATGGGCCAGATGGGATTCATGGTGATGGAGTGTGGTGTCGGCGCCTTTTCGCTGGCGGTATATCACCTGATCGCACACGGCCTGTTCAAGGGCACGCTGTTTCTCGGCGCCGGCGGCGTGATCCATCAGGCACGCAAAAATGACGGCGTACCGAAAGACGATCTGTATACCTTCGTCGTCGAGCGACGCCCCGCAAAACAGCGTCGACCCTGGCTGCTGATGGCCGCCGTCACGTTGATCGTACCGGTCGTTATCCTGATCGTTGCGCACTGGCTGGTGGCCAATGATTTCTTCCAGAAACAGGGCGCCATCGTATTGCTGTTCTTCGGCTGGGTGACTGGCGCACAGTTGATATTTGCCGCCTATCGCATGCGTACCGAGAACACCCGACGCCTGCTGGGACTGATCCTGTTTTCGTTCACCATCGTGGTGGTCGGCTACACCCTTATCGCGCATGCCTTCGATGTATTCCTGTACCCGGACGAAGTATTCCGCGCGCAGATCTACGCATCCGCCGGCATCGACATCTTCTGGTTCGATGTATTGGTGATTCTGGTGACCCTGGTGGTCGTGTTCGGCTGGCTGATCACGTATTACGCACAGAACAATGGCGGACGCCGCGGCCTGCAGGCGAGTGCCGTATGGCGTCGCTTCTACACCCTGGTGGCCTGCGAGTTCTTCGTCGCCGCGATTTACCGCCGCCTATCGGATGCACTGCTGGGTGCTGCGACCCGTCTTAATGCCATGTTGAGGTGGTCTTGA
- a CDS encoding DUF2309 domain-containing protein, whose protein sequence is MSIPMGENLRIRSMVYVAAEPVPYFWPMRSFIHHNPLHGFEHLPFEQAVDKGTRLFGARGYLSRSAYQRYLAEGKVDTESLRLQVQRFIDSQNVSLPIDTTAWLMSELTESTEQVADELTIADHDMVYAQLHGEACDPPSTDKTQVAAELEQRVLHHRPIYEAFDALFGTTIAGDLDEQVIRACLDFFDEGQSVWDMPHRDQGFFRAWLGVAGGAVQRTLSGLANRDGNSATIEPEQVITLILRQLQVPEDEWVAYFTRELTRLHGWSGFIRWRANTPNYHWQRRYPGDLVDYLAVRLLSALTLLQQQAGGHRPYTLEALREAIGSNPFELYLRLELNSRGALVAMARDIEQTLQHGKPNKIEKLFAEYRAGKAQCEARQQAHKLVALAERTNDRDGLSSLSRDELARLLQLLHAFNREEGLLWLKAMEAKATDQLFDGLSLQPPAPREKRPFAEALFCIDTRSERIRRHLESAGDYNTYGIAGFFGVPVSFMELGKGSESHLCPVLLTPKNLVIEMSSIGVQDTAAVTALEKAMHELKESVLTPFVTVEAIGLLFGFDMVGKTLLPTTYNRWRAHLHEHKPSTHLVLDKLDREQADSIVRAVQRAVIVKAVEQELEVEPELVTDAMVKELREAALRHQTGCPTFAALAGVGEERLETFVARLRTAYRINSAFARLQMERLGRIGFSLDEQTRFVAQALQSIGLTKDFSRFILLVGHGSTSENNPYESALDCGACGGAHGIVSARVLAQMANKAEIRRRLRKTGIEIPDDAWFIPALHNTTTDEITLHDLELLPASHLVYLDRLRDGLLSASRLCAQERLPSLLGEDKTLKPAVAFRDAQRNAMDWSQVRPEWGLSRNAYFVIGRRSLTQSKMLDGRAFLHSYDYRVDRKGRLLENILTGPLVVGQWINMEHYFSTVDNEKFGSGSKVYHNVAGRFGVLSGNLSDLRTGLPAQTVLDNGHPYHQPMRLITVIEAPQEHARKAIESVVAVKRLVRNGWIRLLIVDPEKSLVCHYDDGEWTTREFVEADTADAPILHEARSA, encoded by the coding sequence ATGAGCATTCCGATGGGAGAAAACCTGCGCATTCGCTCCATGGTGTACGTCGCCGCAGAGCCGGTGCCGTATTTCTGGCCGATGCGCAGCTTCATTCACCACAACCCACTGCACGGCTTCGAGCACCTGCCGTTCGAACAAGCGGTCGACAAAGGCACCCGGCTGTTCGGTGCGCGCGGCTACCTTTCCCGTTCTGCGTACCAACGATATCTCGCCGAAGGCAAAGTAGACACCGAGTCACTTCGGCTGCAGGTACAGCGCTTCATCGACTCACAGAATGTTTCGCTGCCGATCGATACGACTGCTTGGTTGATGTCGGAACTAACCGAGTCTACCGAGCAGGTCGCCGATGAACTGACGATCGCCGACCACGACATGGTCTACGCGCAGTTGCATGGTGAAGCGTGTGACCCTCCCAGCACCGATAAGACACAAGTCGCCGCGGAGTTGGAGCAGCGCGTGCTGCACCACCGACCGATCTATGAAGCGTTCGACGCTCTGTTCGGGACAACGATCGCCGGCGATCTCGACGAACAGGTAATCCGCGCCTGCCTGGATTTCTTCGACGAAGGACAATCGGTGTGGGACATGCCGCACCGCGATCAAGGGTTTTTCAGGGCCTGGCTGGGCGTCGCCGGCGGCGCGGTACAACGCACGCTGAGCGGGTTGGCCAACCGAGACGGCAACTCAGCGACAATCGAACCCGAACAGGTGATCACCCTGATCCTGCGCCAACTGCAGGTGCCGGAAGACGAATGGGTAGCCTACTTCACGCGTGAACTGACGCGACTGCACGGCTGGTCCGGATTCATCCGTTGGCGCGCCAACACACCGAACTATCACTGGCAACGACGCTACCCCGGCGATCTGGTCGACTATCTGGCGGTACGCCTGCTGTCGGCACTGACGCTATTGCAGCAGCAGGCCGGTGGACACCGACCCTACACCTTGGAGGCATTGCGCGAGGCCATCGGTTCGAACCCCTTCGAACTGTATCTGCGCTTGGAACTCAACAGCCGCGGCGCCTTGGTCGCAATGGCCCGCGACATCGAGCAGACGCTGCAGCACGGCAAGCCGAACAAGATCGAAAAACTGTTTGCCGAGTATCGCGCCGGGAAGGCGCAATGCGAGGCCCGGCAACAAGCGCACAAGCTTGTGGCGTTGGCCGAGCGGACAAACGACCGCGACGGTCTATCGAGCCTTTCACGTGACGAACTCGCGCGGCTGTTACAACTGCTGCATGCGTTCAACCGTGAAGAAGGCCTGCTATGGCTCAAGGCCATGGAAGCCAAGGCCACCGACCAACTGTTTGACGGCCTGAGCCTGCAACCGCCGGCACCGCGCGAAAAACGCCCGTTCGCCGAGGCGCTGTTCTGCATCGACACGCGCTCCGAGCGCATCCGCCGTCACCTCGAATCGGCCGGCGATTACAACACCTATGGCATCGCCGGCTTTTTCGGCGTGCCGGTGAGCTTCATGGAACTGGGTAAAGGCAGCGAAAGCCACCTGTGCCCGGTATTGCTGACACCGAAGAACCTGGTCATCGAGATGAGCTCGATCGGCGTGCAGGATACCGCGGCAGTCACCGCACTCGAAAAAGCGATGCACGAACTGAAGGAATCGGTGCTGACACCCTTTGTTACCGTTGAGGCAATCGGCTTGTTGTTCGGCTTCGACATGGTGGGCAAGACATTGTTGCCGACGACTTACAATCGATGGCGCGCCCACCTGCACGAACACAAACCGTCGACCCACTTGGTACTCGACAAGCTCGACCGCGAACAGGCGGACTCCATCGTGCGTGCAGTGCAACGCGCGGTGATCGTCAAAGCGGTCGAACAGGAACTGGAGGTCGAGCCCGAGTTGGTGACCGATGCGATGGTCAAAGAGCTGCGCGAGGCGGCATTGCGCCATCAAACCGGCTGCCCGACCTTTGCCGCATTGGCAGGTGTCGGCGAAGAACGTCTCGAGACATTTGTCGCCCGCCTGCGCACCGCCTACCGTATCAATTCAGCGTTCGCCCGGCTGCAGATGGAGCGTCTTGGACGTATCGGCTTTTCGCTCGACGAACAGACGCGCTTCGTCGCCCAGGCATTGCAATCGATCGGCCTGACCAAGGACTTCTCGCGCTTCATCCTGCTGGTCGGCCACGGCAGCACGTCCGAGAACAACCCGTACGAGTCGGCGCTTGACTGCGGTGCCTGCGGTGGCGCACACGGCATCGTCAGCGCGCGCGTGTTGGCACAGATGGCCAACAAGGCAGAGATCCGCCGCCGCCTGCGCAAGACCGGCATCGAGATTCCCGACGATGCCTGGTTCATCCCGGCGCTGCACAACACCACGACCGATGAGATCACCCTACACGATCTCGAGCTGTTGCCGGCATCGCACCTGGTCTACCTCGACCGGCTGCGCGACGGCCTGCTCTCCGCATCCCGCCTGTGTGCACAGGAGCGCCTGCCGAGCCTGCTCGGCGAAGACAAGACATTGAAGCCGGCAGTTGCCTTCCGCGACGCGCAACGCAACGCCATGGACTGGTCGCAGGTGCGGCCGGAATGGGGCCTGTCGCGCAACGCCTACTTCGTGATCGGACGGCGCTCGCTCACCCAGTCGAAGATGCTCGACGGGCGCGCCTTTCTGCACTCCTACGACTACCGCGTCGACCGCAAGGGCCGCTTGTTGGAGAACATCCTGACCGGTCCGTTGGTCGTCGGCCAGTGGATCAACATGGAGCACTATTTCTCGACCGTCGACAACGAGAAGTTCGGCAGCGGCAGCAAGGTCTATCACAACGTCGCCGGCCGCTTCGGCGTGCTCAGCGGCAACCTCAGCGACCTGCGTACCGGGCTGCCGGCGCAGACGGTGCTCGACAATGGCCATCCCTATCATCAGCCGATGCGTTTGATCACCGTGATCGAGGCGCCACAGGAACACGCGCGCAAGGCCATTGAGAGCGTGGTCGCGGTCAAGCGACTGGTGCGCAACGGCTGGATCCGCCTGCTGATCGTCGATCCCGAAAAGTCCTTGGTCTGCCACTACGACGACGGTGAATGGACCACGCGCGAATTCGTCGAGGCCGACACGGCCGACGCCCCCATCCTTCACGAGGCCCGCAGCGCATGA
- a CDS encoding P-II family nitrogen regulator, giving the protein MKNLNFSPLKKLEIILGGEHRSFATDLLDRAGVKGYTIVNNLSGKGSHGFHEGHLMFNEDDVLIMIIAAVPEELVNPILQGFAPFYNEHSGVVFISDIQVTRLVKFSG; this is encoded by the coding sequence ATGAAGAACCTGAATTTCAGCCCATTGAAGAAACTCGAGATCATTCTCGGCGGCGAGCACCGCAGTTTCGCCACCGATTTATTGGACCGTGCCGGCGTGAAAGGCTACACCATCGTCAACAACCTCTCGGGCAAAGGCAGCCACGGCTTTCATGAAGGCCACCTGATGTTCAATGAAGACGACGTGTTGATCATGATCATCGCCGCCGTGCCCGAAGAGCTGGTCAATCCGATCCTGCAGGGATTTGCCCCGTTCTATAACGAACACTCCGGGGTGGTCTTCATCTCGGACATCCAGGTCACGCGATTGGTGAAGTTCAGCGGTTGA
- a CDS encoding ion transporter has protein sequence MSQTISLRSRAGAWVESASVQRVIIALILLNAVTLGLETSEQVMAAVGGLLKIIDRALLAVFVAEIVIKLYANGLRFFRNPWNVFDFAVVGIALVPSSGPLTVLRVLRVLRLISMVPRFRFVVESLLRAIPGIMSIAGLLTILFYVAGVMATGLFGERFPEWFGTLGESMYTLFQVMTLESWSMGIARPVMEAYPWAWVYFVPFILIATFTMLNLFIAIIVSTMQSMVEETKRQETAEIGEIVHGENAELHNDLLALRNEIKALRAALADR, from the coding sequence ATGAGTCAGACCATTTCTTTGCGGTCGCGCGCCGGAGCCTGGGTCGAATCCGCCTCGGTACAGCGCGTGATCATTGCGCTGATCCTGTTGAACGCAGTCACGTTAGGGCTCGAGACCTCCGAGCAAGTAATGGCCGCTGTCGGCGGCCTGCTGAAGATCATCGACCGCGCGCTGCTTGCCGTCTTTGTCGCCGAAATCGTCATCAAGCTTTACGCCAACGGGCTGCGGTTCTTTCGCAATCCATGGAACGTGTTCGATTTCGCCGTCGTGGGCATCGCCCTGGTGCCTTCGAGCGGACCACTGACGGTACTGCGGGTGTTGCGAGTGCTGCGCCTGATCTCGATGGTGCCGCGTTTCCGCTTCGTGGTGGAATCTTTGTTGCGGGCGATCCCTGGCATCATGTCGATCGCCGGACTGCTGACGATCCTGTTCTATGTCGCCGGGGTGATGGCGACCGGCCTGTTCGGCGAACGTTTCCCGGAATGGTTCGGTACGTTAGGTGAATCGATGTACACCCTGTTCCAGGTCATGACGCTGGAGAGTTGGTCGATGGGTATTGCTCGGCCAGTGATGGAGGCCTACCCCTGGGCCTGGGTGTACTTCGTGCCGTTCATATTGATTGCGACATTCACGATGCTGAACCTGTTCATCGCGATCATCGTCAGCACGATGCAATCGATGGTCGAAGAGACCAAGCGACAGGAGACGGCCGAAATCGGCGAGATCGTGCACGGCGAGAATGCCGAACTGCACAATGACCTGCTCGCCTTGCGCAACGAGATAAAAGCACTACGCGCAGCGCTGGCGGACCGATGA
- a CDS encoding mechanosensitive ion channel family protein, with translation MNPSAAPTPPTPPPEPPPSALQEVGVNLIDQPALWLDQAINGLTTALKIFLPNLLGGIALLLLGWLVAFLARWLIMRFGKGLDAILAVVHRWTGQEVSQPRWSVSTFVATITFWMIFVYAVSAAAEQIGLDTFATWVLSLLGYLPSLLISLFILFIGYLVAGGVRNLILAVAESNGFQHGLTLGHLSAGLIMAFTLLLGLSQLGLDVTLFANIITLAAAALFISVALAFGIGAADAVRNVLASHYVRKAFQPGQHVRIESLQGEILELTQIAVLVGTEEGEAWVPARQFLDKVTLILEDEEV, from the coding sequence ATGAATCCGTCTGCCGCCCCTACCCCCCCCACGCCGCCACCCGAACCACCACCCTCGGCACTGCAGGAGGTCGGCGTAAACCTGATCGACCAACCCGCACTGTGGCTCGACCAGGCGATCAATGGGCTCACCACCGCGCTCAAGATCTTCCTGCCCAACCTGTTGGGTGGCATTGCCTTATTGTTACTGGGGTGGCTTGTTGCGTTTCTCGCGCGCTGGCTGATCATGCGTTTCGGCAAGGGGCTCGACGCGATACTCGCAGTCGTGCACCGCTGGACCGGACAAGAGGTAAGCCAGCCGCGCTGGTCGGTTTCCACCTTCGTCGCCACCATCACGTTCTGGATGATCTTCGTCTATGCGGTAAGTGCCGCTGCCGAACAGATCGGGCTGGACACCTTCGCCACCTGGGTCCTCAGCCTGCTGGGTTATCTGCCCAGCTTGTTGATCAGCCTGTTCATTCTCTTCATCGGCTATCTCGTCGCCGGCGGCGTGCGCAACCTGATCCTGGCGGTCGCCGAATCGAACGGCTTCCAGCACGGCCTCACCCTGGGTCACCTTTCGGCGGGGTTGATCATGGCGTTCACGCTGTTGCTCGGCCTGTCTCAACTCGGCCTCGATGTCACGCTGTTCGCCAACATCATTACGCTCGCCGCCGCTGCATTGTTTATCAGCGTCGCGCTGGCCTTTGGTATCGGCGCCGCCGATGCGGTGCGCAATGTGCTGGCGTCACACTATGTGCGCAAGGCATTCCAACCGGGCCAGCACGTGCGCATCGAGAGTCTGCAGGGCGAGATCCTTGAACTCACCCAGATCGCGGTGCTGGTCGGGACAGAAGAAGGCGAAGCCTGGGTACCGGCACGCCAGTTTCTGGACAAGGTCACTCTGATCCTTGAGGACGAGGAGGTTTAG
- a CDS encoding magnesium transporter MgtE N-terminal domain-containing protein, protein MLDVVTKGYLTLHPESAARTLARIDKRDAAEAFGAMPRQLAATVLAAMAPTSAARCLTLMPPPVAGEILARTPLPAAVSALRMCDEKQTHTVLKHLPRPKAARIRLRLRFSEWVIGAFVDDDVLTLSPQQRVGDALRLLRSSGHPAGQTIVVVDSHRRLIGIVDLCELLHQSDRRIVRHVMQPVAHVLNARAALQTVANHPAWMENDSLPVVNRNGIFQGVLRRSRVRQEETQLLNEIVERNELMTTRSALADIFWLAVGALFIGPGRSEERNAQDS, encoded by the coding sequence GTGCTTGACGTCGTCACCAAAGGTTACCTGACACTGCATCCCGAATCGGCGGCACGGACATTGGCGCGCATCGACAAGCGCGACGCCGCGGAGGCCTTCGGTGCAATGCCGCGACAATTGGCAGCGACCGTGCTCGCCGCCATGGCGCCGACCTCGGCAGCACGCTGCCTGACGTTGATGCCACCACCGGTGGCCGGCGAGATCCTGGCACGCACACCGCTTCCGGCAGCGGTCTCCGCGTTGCGTATGTGCGACGAGAAACAGACACACACGGTCCTCAAACACCTGCCCAGGCCGAAGGCGGCGAGGATCCGGCTGCGCCTGCGTTTTTCCGAATGGGTGATAGGCGCCTTCGTCGACGACGACGTACTGACCCTGTCGCCACAACAGCGGGTTGGCGATGCACTGCGTCTGCTGCGCAGCAGCGGACACCCCGCCGGCCAGACGATCGTCGTGGTCGACTCCCACCGTCGGCTGATTGGCATCGTCGACCTGTGCGAGTTGCTCCACCAGTCCGATCGCCGCATCGTTCGGCATGTGATGCAGCCGGTCGCGCATGTACTCAACGCACGTGCCGCACTGCAGACGGTCGCCAACCATCCGGCATGGATGGAGAACGACAGCCTGCCGGTCGTCAATCGCAATGGCATATTCCAGGGTGTGCTGCGCCGCTCACGCGTCAGGCAGGAAGAAACCCAGTTGCTGAACGAGATCGTCGAACGCAACGAGTTGATGACCACGCGCTCCGCGCTCGCCGATATCTTCTGGCTGGCGGTCGGTGCCCTGTTCATCGGGCCCGGACGTTCCGAAGAACGCAACGCGCAGGACAGCTAG